The sequence below is a genomic window from Streptomyces sp. V1I1.
ACACCAGCGCATAGCCCGGGGACTCGCAGACCACGGCGGGGCTCGCCCCCGCCTGCGCCAAGGCCCCCTCGACCCCCTTGCGCGACGGATGCGAAGGAGCGCTGCTGATCAGCGGCTGGCCCGCCAGCCCGGCAACCGGCAGCCGGCCCGAGCCGCCCGCGAGCGCATGGCCGGGCGCCGTGACCAGGACCAACTCCTCCACCAGCAGTGGATCCAGCACCACACCCGCGGGCAGCGGCGCCGGTTCGCCCGGTTCGTACGCATGGGTCAGCGCCAGATCCACATCGCCGGCCGCCACGGCCAGGACCCCGGCCGGCGGTTCGTACTCCGCGACGGTGAGCTCCACATCCGGATGCGCACGGCGAAACGCGCTCAGCACCGGCGGCAGCAGATGGATGCCGACCGTCGTGAAGGTGCCCACCCGCAGCCGCCCCCCGGACAGACCTGCCAGCCGCGCCAGCTCGTGCCGCGCCTGCTCCATCTCGTCCAGCACCCGGCGGGCCCGTGTCGCCAGCAGCTCGCCCGCGGCCGTCAGCCGCGCCCCGCGGTGGTGGCGGACCAGCAGAGTCGCCCCCGCCTCGCGCTCCAGCTTGGCCAGTTGCTGGGAGAGCGCGGGTGCGGTGTAGCCCAGGCGGGTTGCGGCCCGGGTGATCGAACCGGCCTCGGCGACCGCCACCAGCGCCGCCAGCCGTGTCGGGTCGTACATGCCACCCCTTAAGCATTGCTTTGGGCAGACCTAGAAGATTGCAAGTACACGCTAAGGCCTGCTCCGGTCCAGGATGGTTTCCATGGACGCACAACTCGTCGCCTTCACCGGGGTCGCCGCGGGCATGGTCGCCATGCCGGGCGCGGATTTCACGGTCGTCGTACGCAACGCCCTCGCCTGCCGGCGCGCGGGCGTGGCCTGCGCCGTCGGCGTCGCCGGGGGACTGCTGGTGCACACCGCGCTCGCGGTGGCGGGGCTCGCGGCGGTTCTGGTCGCGGTGCCGGTGCTGTTCCGCACGCTGCAGATCGTGGGCGGCGCCTATGTGCTCTACCTGGGGGTACGGGCGGTGCGCGGTGCGCTGCGTCCGGCGCCCGCCGGGCCGGACCAGGAGGGCGAGGCGGCCGACGGCGTCGGACGCAGTCTGCGGCAGGGCTTCCTCACCAACGTCCTCAATCCGAAGGCGCCGGTCCTCTTCCTCAGCCTGCTCCCGCAGTTCGTGCCGGACGGTGCGCCGGTGCTGCCGCGCACCTTGCTGCTTGCCGCGATCGTCGTCGTACTGGCGCTGCTCTGGTTCCCGGCGGTGGCGCTGCTGGTGGACCGGCTCGGGACGTGGCTGCGGCGGCCGCGCACCACCCGCGCCGTGGAAGGCGTCACCGGCGGGGCACTCACCGCGCTGGGCGTGACCCTGCTGGCCGAGCCGCTGGCGCACTGAGGCGGTGTGGCGCACCGGGAGCGTGCCCGGTGCGCCACCGGGCCGTCAGCGCACCCGGCCGTACCAGACGCGCTTGGTCCAGATCTTCTCGAGCTTCACCCAGGAGCCCGTCTTGGGCGAGTGCCAGATCTTGCCGCTGCCGGCGTAGATCCCCACGTGGTAGACGCTGCTGCCGGAGTGGAAGAAGACCAGATCCCCTCGCTGGCGCGAGGACGCCGAGACATGGCGGGTCTTGTTGAACTGCTGCTGGGCGGTCCGTGGGAGCTTCTTGCCCGCCTTCTTGTACGAATAGAGCGTCAGCCCCGAGCAGTCGAACCGGGATGGACCCGACGCGCCGTACTTGTACGGCGCTCCCTTCTTGGAAGAGGCAACCTGAAGTGCCTTGTTGGCGTGGGCCGTAGCCGCGAGTGCCTCGGAAGCGGCGCCCGGCACCAGCACTGAGCCGCCGACGGCGGCGAGGGTCAGGGCCGATACGGCGCCTGCCCGGGTCAGCAAAAACGGGACGTGAATCTGCGCAGTCATGCGCAACCCTTCGTCAGCCGCCTGTGAAGGATGACCTGTCGGGTTCGGACGGACGAAGATGCCCGGCCGCGGAATGCGGCTTCACCCCAAGGGACGACCGGACTGTCCGGATGTCCCGTACTGCTTGGGTCCTCCACTCCTGCCGGTGCACTTCTGTCGACCAGACATCCGGAGCGGCGGCAGGACTCGGCGTCCGCCCGGACCGCCCCGCCAGGGATGGCGGGGGCTTGTCGTCCCAGGGATCTTGACCCACACCACGCCGGATTTCCGAGTCGAAACGGCGGTATGTGAACTTCGACACCACTGATCTGTTCGGGTGGACAGAGTTGATTTGGGGCCCGGCTACGGACACCTGAGGACTCCCGCACCAGCAGCGGAACAGCCCATTCCGCCAGATCGGTAGTCGTGGTGCGCAAGTTCTCCGTAGTAGTTCAGGAGACCGCAACTACACCGAATGGGGGACGACTGCAGGTACCCCAATGGCCGTTGACGGAAGCGGAGGATTCGTCAACTCATGGACGCGGGCGGCATCGTCACCCGGCGAGCCCTGCGTTCGCCGTCGAGAACCCTGAGCGCCTCGGCGAGGGCCGACGTATGGACCTCGCTCTCGCCGCGCATATGCATCAGCGTCAGGGCGTCCTTGAGTGCGGTGGCCCGGCCGACCAACGCCTGTGCCGCACGCAGCGCTCCATAGGTGTGCGTTGAGCGGGCCGGATTGATCCGTCCCAGCAGATCGAGGACTTCGAGATAGCTGTCGATGAACTCGCACTCGGCGCGGGTCAGCGCCGGCAGCGGCGGCAGTTCGGGTAGCGGCATCGGGCGCTCACCTGGAACCGGGGGCGGAGAGCGACGCCTTGCGGTTCTTGATCACGTGGTCCACCAATCCGTAGGCCTTGGCGTCCTGCGCTTCGAAGATCTTGTCGCGCTCCAGGTCGGCGGCGATCCGCTCCGGACTCTGGCCGGTGTGGCGTACGAGCATCCCGGCGAGTTGGGCGCGCAGCCGCAGCAACTCCTGTGCCTGGATCTCCAGATCGGACGGCTGGCCCTGCAACGGCTCGTCGAACGCGGGCTGCTGGACGACGATCCGGGCACCGGGCAGTGCCATCCGCTTGCCGGGGGCGCCGGCGGCGAGCAGCAGGGCGGCGGTCGATGCGGCCTGCCCCAGACAGGTCGTCTCCACGTCGCAGGTGACCACCTGCATCGTGTCGTAGATGGCGGACATGGCGCTCAGTGAGCCGCCGGGGGAGTTGATGTAGAGGGAGATGTCCCGGTCCGGGGCGGCGTACTCGAGGTGCAGGAACTGCGCGATCACATCGTTGGCGGCGGTGTCGTCGACGACGGTGCCGAGGAAGATGATCCGCTCGTCGAGCAGCTTGGAGTACGGATCAAGGGTGCGGGATCCGCCGATGGTGCGCTCGGTGAACTGGGGCAGGACGTAGCGGGCGGCAGGGCGGGCAGGGCGGTTCATGACGTACCTCTCCTCGCGCAGGTATAGCTGAGGCCTCTGTAGAAAATGTACAGGACGTACAGGCCGTTATGATGGGGAGCATGGCCTACGAGATTCCGGTGACGCAAGCCCGCGCAGAGCTCGCCGAACTGATCAACCGCGTTGTCTACGGTGGGGAGCGCGTCGTCGTGACCCGGCACGGGAAGCCGCTCGTGGCGCTGGTGTCGGCCGCTGACCTGGAACGACTTGAGAAGGAGCGGGAGGCTGCCGAGGAGCAGGTGATCAGCTCGGTGTCCTCGCTCGGCTCGGTCGCGTCCGCTTCCGGCGAACAGGGACGGTTCGGTCTGGCGGCCGAGCACCGCCGCCCCGACCGGCGCGACTGACCGCGCCCCACCGCGCGCACAGCGCCCCACTGCGCAAAGGACACAGAAAGGGCCGCGCGCCCCCGTCCGCTACAGCGGGGACACGCGGCCGGTCGAAGGGATCGGTCGAAGGGATCAGCCGACCGGTACGGGGGCGGCTTCCCGGCGTTCCGCGGCCACGGCGGGCCGCCCGCCCCGACGCGCTCCCGCCAGCACCGCGGCCAGTCCGAGCGCAGCCCAGAGCGAGAGCGTGAGGACGGCCGCCCCCGCGGCGCTGCCGTCGAAGTACGCCACCGAGCGGAGCAGCGTAGCGCCCGCGCCCGGCGGCAGCGTCTGGCCGAGCGCTCCGGCCGGTTCCGGCAGTAGTTCGGGCGCGCTCGCGGCTCCGGAGAACGGGTTGCCGATCAGCACCATCAGCAGGCCGCCGAGGGCGACTCCCGGTGTGCCGATCAGAGCGCCGAGCCCGGCCACGCCCGCACTCGTGGCGAGAACCGTCAGGGCGAGCACTCCCGCCTCGGCCCACCAGGAGCCGCTGAGCACGCCGAGCCAGCTGTCGGCCAGCGCGACCGCGGTGACACCGGCCAGGACCGAGGCGCCGATCAGCGCGGCCGCCGCGCGCGCCCCGCGCAGCCGCAGCAGGGTGACGACCGCGCCGGTCGCGACGCCTGCCAGCGCCAGCGGCAGGATGCTCGCGCCGAGCGCGCTGCCGCGCGGGTCGCCGGCGGCCGTCGGCACGACATCCGTCACCTGCACCGGGGCGCCGGCCGGAGCCTGCGCGGTGACGGCCTCCTTGAGGAGCTGGGCGACGACAGGGCTCGCCGCCGACGCGGTCAGCAGCTGCGGGCTCCGGTCGGTGACGACCACCGCTCCGTATACGACCCGGTCCTCGATCGCGGTGCGGGCGGCAGCCTCGTCGTCGTAGCGGTGTACGTCGAAGGCTCCCTCCCGCTGCTCGAAGCGCCCCTCAAGCTGGGCGGTCGCGGCGGCAGGACCTGCGATGCCGACGGGCAGGTCGCGGGGTGCGGTACGGGCCGCCGGCCAGGCGAAGGCCCAGAGGGCGAGCGCCACCACGGCGGGGATCAGCACCATCACCGCGACCATGCGGCGGGTGGGCGTAGCGGACATGATGACCCTCGATTCAAAGAGAAGGATCGTTCGTTTTTGTGGTCGGCCTCACTGTCCTGCCGGGATCCGTCCTTGTCAAGAAGGAATGTTCGTTTTAGGTTTGGGGCATGGCCCGCGTATCCCAGGAACACCTCGACGCCCGCCGCCGCCAGATCCTCGACGGCGCCGCCCGATGCTTCGCACGCAACGGCTTCCACGCCACATCGATGCAGGACATCCTGCGCGAGGCAGACCTGTCGGCCGGCGCCGTCTACCGCTACTTCCGCAGCAAGGAGGAGCTGATCGCGGCCATCGCCGACGAAGCATTCGCGGGGATCCGCGGAGCCTTCGAAGAGGCCGCCCGGACCACCCCGCCGCCGACCCCCGACGTACTCCTCGGCCGGGTGCTGCGCCGGATGACTGAGGAGCAGGTGCCCGGCGGGGACAAGCAGGCCTTCGCCCGGCTTGTCGTGCAGGTGTGGACCGAGACGCTGCGCAACGAACAGCTCGCCGCGACCCTCGAGGAGGGCTACGACGGAATGCGCCAGGTGTGGGCGAAGCTCGTCGACGCGTACCGAGACAACGGCCTGATGGGCGCCGACGTACCCGCCGACCATGTGGCCCGCACGCTCATCGCCACAGCCCAGGGCTTCATCGCCCAGCAGGCGCTCTTCGGCGATGTCCAGGTCGATGTGCTGGAGGACGGTCTGCGGGCGCTGATGTCGATGGGGGATACAAAGATCAGTTAACGCGACGGAAAAGATTCCGCCTTACCGTTCAACCCCTGCCCGCGAGGTGCTCGTCTACAGGTCAACGGAGCGTTGACGTGACCTGGAGCCCGCTGCGCCCAGGCGGGCCCGGGCCGGACGACTGTGAGGTGGACGCGTGCAACTCTCCCCGCACGAGCAGGAAAGACTGCTCATTCATGTGGCAGCCGACGTGGCGGAGAAGCGC
It includes:
- a CDS encoding LysR family transcriptional regulator encodes the protein MYDPTRLAALVAVAEAGSITRAATRLGYTAPALSQQLAKLEREAGATLLVRHHRGARLTAAGELLATRARRVLDEMEQARHELARLAGLSGGRLRVGTFTTVGIHLLPPVLSAFRRAHPDVELTVAEYEPPAGVLAVAAGDVDLALTHAYEPGEPAPLPAGVVLDPLLVEELVLVTAPGHALAGGSGRLPVAGLAGQPLISSAPSHPSRKGVEGALAQAGASPAVVCESPGYALVCALVSAGLGVAVVPEMVAAMAATPLGVRQLEPAAYRRTISVAHRGEESGPAAESLRALLRGAFGRAGN
- a CDS encoding LysE family translocator; translation: MDAQLVAFTGVAAGMVAMPGADFTVVVRNALACRRAGVACAVGVAGGLLVHTALAVAGLAAVLVAVPVLFRTLQIVGGAYVLYLGVRAVRGALRPAPAGPDQEGEAADGVGRSLRQGFLTNVLNPKAPVLFLSLLPQFVPDGAPVLPRTLLLAAIVVVLALLWFPAVALLVDRLGTWLRRPRTTRAVEGVTGGALTALGVTLLAEPLAH
- a CDS encoding C40 family peptidase encodes the protein MTAQIHVPFLLTRAGAVSALTLAAVGGSVLVPGAASEALAATAHANKALQVASSKKGAPYKYGASGPSRFDCSGLTLYSYKKAGKKLPRTAQQQFNKTRHVSASSRQRGDLVFFHSGSSVYHVGIYAGSGKIWHSPKTGSWVKLEKIWTKRVWYGRVR
- a CDS encoding ATP-dependent Clp protease proteolytic subunit, whose amino-acid sequence is MNRPARPAARYVLPQFTERTIGGSRTLDPYSKLLDERIIFLGTVVDDTAANDVIAQFLHLEYAAPDRDISLYINSPGGSLSAMSAIYDTMQVVTCDVETTCLGQAASTAALLLAAGAPGKRMALPGARIVVQQPAFDEPLQGQPSDLEIQAQELLRLRAQLAGMLVRHTGQSPERIAADLERDKIFEAQDAKAYGLVDHVIKNRKASLSAPGSR
- a CDS encoding type II toxin-antitoxin system Phd/YefM family antitoxin, coding for MAYEIPVTQARAELAELINRVVYGGERVVVTRHGKPLVALVSAADLERLEKEREAAEEQVISSVSSLGSVASASGEQGRFGLAAEHRRPDRRD
- a CDS encoding ABC transporter permease, whose product is MSATPTRRMVAVMVLIPAVVALALWAFAWPAARTAPRDLPVGIAGPAAATAQLEGRFEQREGAFDVHRYDDEAAARTAIEDRVVYGAVVVTDRSPQLLTASAASPVVAQLLKEAVTAQAPAGAPVQVTDVVPTAAGDPRGSALGASILPLALAGVATGAVVTLLRLRGARAAAALIGASVLAGVTAVALADSWLGVLSGSWWAEAGVLALTVLATSAGVAGLGALIGTPGVALGGLLMVLIGNPFSGAASAPELLPEPAGALGQTLPPGAGATLLRSVAYFDGSAAGAAVLTLSLWAALGLAAVLAGARRGGRPAVAAERREAAPVPVG
- a CDS encoding TetR/AcrR family transcriptional regulator gives rise to the protein MARVSQEHLDARRRQILDGAARCFARNGFHATSMQDILREADLSAGAVYRYFRSKEELIAAIADEAFAGIRGAFEEAARTTPPPTPDVLLGRVLRRMTEEQVPGGDKQAFARLVVQVWTETLRNEQLAATLEEGYDGMRQVWAKLVDAYRDNGLMGADVPADHVARTLIATAQGFIAQQALFGDVQVDVLEDGLRALMSMGDTKIS